GGAATTTCAGACGTGTGTGTGTCATGTGGtgtgttcttctgtttttctcagctGTTACTTTGTGTCCCTGTGACCATTCAATCTAACATAGTACCAGTATGATAAAAGTCAAAGCtacaaaaagattttttttaaacttttttttgtgtttgctgCTTTCTCCTACATTAGGACAGTGCATTTGCACCAGACATTTGGCAGTGCTTATGTGATTGTGAAACTTACAACAGAGAAATTTCCCCCAAGGCTGTTGAATTGTCTCATCATTCCTAAAcctgtgttttggcttttgCTCAGAGGAAAAGATCAGCAAATCTAAGGCCAATATCAGATTTTCATCATTTGCCTGATTATATCTGCACAGGGGGTGAAAGTGTTTTAGGGAATTTTACAGTTATTTGACTTCAGATGTTTGATGCATCATCTTAAATGTATTATTGCATCATTGCATCATGTATTTTCCATGTATTACCTTCTTTTTTCCCTTGTCAGTGATTCATTTTAGGGTTAGTGGCTGGAGATTAGCACAAAGAGATGGCATATTTGTTAATTATGATAAATAATTAAtcaaatgaatgtgtttatgtttttgtgtgatgtttgCTTGTGTAAGTGAAATGGTGCCAGGTTTTCCATTCAGTTCTACAAATAAGTTGTTAACTGAACCAGCTGTTAAAATTATGacattgctttgttttattctcTCTTTGCAGTTGGCCAGACAGATGCCATGCCGCAGAAAGAAGACAGCCCTGAGACGATTGAGGTTCTCCAAGATGACGTTTCCCCTCAAGTTAATGGAGAGCAAGAGGAGGATAAATCTGATGATATAGTTAAACCTGAAGCCATAGAGGAGAAGGCAGCTGAGGAGAAGCCAAGTGAGTCTAATGAAGTGGGCTTCAAAAAGATCTTCCGCTTTGTTGGCTTTAAGTTCACACTGAAGAAGGACAAGAATGAGAAGACAGAGCCTGTGCAACTGTTGACAGTGAAAGAAACTGAGGAAGGTGCCTCGGAGGCTGCTGCTGAGGAAAGCAAGGAGGAAACTGTAACAGAGGAAGTGAAGCCTAAGGATGAAAATGCTCCAGATGCCccagagacagacaaagaggtCACAACTAAAGATGCTGTGGAAGCAGAAGCAGCAGATCTCCCAGCAACTGATGCCCCAGCAGAGACTGTAACAGATAGCATTGCAGAACCTGAACAGCAGCAAGCTAAAGAAACACCTCCAGACAATGAGGCAGCTGAAGAAGTAGCAACAACtccagagaaagaaaaagaaccagaagcACAAACTGAATCCCCCACCAGCCCACCCTGCCAAGAAACACAGTCCCCCTTCAAAAGATTCTTCACTCAGGGAATCTTCTCTAACCTGCGTAAAAAGACAAGCTTCAAGAAGTCCAAAGATGAGGAATCAGTGAAGGAGAAGGCTCTTGAGGAGGATATAAAAGAGGCTGAGGAAAAAGCAGAAGAGGCAGTCACAGAAGACAAAGAAGTTAAAGAGGATGTGGAAGAAGGGGCAACAGGTGAAAAAGCAGAGGAATCAGCACCTTCAGAGGAGACCAAGGTTGAAGCAAGTCCAGAAGAACTGCCATCTGACACTGAGGATCAGAAAGAGGAGGAGCCAAAAGTGCAGGCTGAGGCAACAGTTCAGACTGAGCCAGCAAGTGAGACTGAACCAGCACAGGAGGCTGAACGTGTTGCTCAAGCTGTAGCTTGTGAGGTTGCAGAGACCCCTGTTTCTGATGTTATTGATGAAGCCAAACCCACTGATGATACCAAACTCGCCGATGACAAGCCAAGTGAATCTGCAGAGGAACAGCAAAGTTCTGAAAAATCTGAAGCAGAGGCAACCACTGAACCTGAAGCTGTGTCATCCCAAGAAAAATCCAAGGCTCAGGGAAGCCCACTGAAGAAGCTTTTCACAGGAGCAGGATTGAAGAAGTTGTCCTCCAAAAAACAAAAGGGTAAAAAAGAAGCAGAGTCAAAGCTAACCGAGTCTGGCGAGCAAGTAGTTGAGCAGATTCAGTCATCTACTGAATCAGCTGAGCCACAGAAACCGGACAGCAGACCCTCCTCTCCAGAGCCAGAGGAATCTGGTGAGCATGTTGTAGAGGAGGCCAGTCAGCCTGAGGCTAAAGTggaagctgaaagtgaggcaGTTACCTCTGACaatgagaagaagaaagatGGCATCCTTCCTTGGGcctcttttaaaaaattagTCACTCCAAAGAAGCGTGTCAAGAGGCCATCTGAGAGTGAAGATGAGGCACCTGGAGACAAGCCCAAATCTGCCACCCTTTCCTCAACAGAGAGTGCTGTCTTAGATGACAAAACAGAGGAGACAAAACCAAGTGACGAAGTAAAGGAAGAAGCTAAAGAGGAGTCACAAGCTGAATCCAAGGTTGAGACAAAAGCTGAGAAGCTTGAACAAAGTACAGAGGAGCCGAAGAAAAAGATGGACACTTCTGTGTCATGGGAAGCTCTTATTTGTGTGGGTTCAGCCAAAAAGAGAGCAAGGAAAAGTTCAGattctgatgatgatgaaaccAAGATAGAGGAAGAAGTGCAGCAGTCTGGAGAAGAACAGACTAAGACTGCTGAGTCTCCACTTGGAAGCTCCCAGGAAGCTGACCATGAAAATTTAGCCTCCTCCCCAGAGCCAGAGGGAGAACTTGTGTCTACATGGGAGTCGTTCAAAAGGCTGGTGACCCACCGTAAGAAACCCAAACCAGAGGACAAGTCTGATGAAGCCTCAGGTCCAGAGCAGACAATATCTGACAGTGAAGTACCAAAAGAGGAGTCATCCTTTTCCTTTAAAAAGCTAATTCCCCGTAGGAAGAAGAAGGCTGATGCCAAACAAGGACCATCTTCTGATGTTGGATCTGCAGAAGAAGACTCTGACACCCCAGCTGTGGTGCCTCTGTCAGAGTATGATAATGAACAATCAGAAAAGGTtgaaatggaaaagaaagaggagaccAAGACAGAGGACGCAACGTTAGAGGCTACTCCAGTCACTCCTGCAAAAGCCTCAGCTGAAGATAGATCACCATCTTGGATTTCAGCTGCTGTGGAGAAAACTGAAGATGAAGCAGAAGGAAAGCAACTGAGTGACATACCTGAAGAAGGAGATACAGCAGCTACACCTAAATCAACTGATAACACcattgcagatgacattgtagaGTTTACATCAGAAGCTGTAACCGCCCTCGAGCAAGCAGAAGAAACTGAAATGGTCTCTGCTGTCTCACGCATTACAGTATCACCTGTTACATCTGGAGAGACCACACCGGTTCCAGGAGATGGTGTCGTAAAGGCTGATGTAATTCTCCAGGAAGCTGTGGAGACAATCAGTGTTAGATCAAGTGCCATGGCTGTGACAATaactgaagaacagaaaaaaattattgCTGTCTCTACTAGCCCAGTCCAGGTTGAGTCCACAATCAAAGAAGAGAAAGTGGTATTGCTTGCCCATGACAAAAGTGAAGCAACAGCTGTCTGCACTGGTCTTCACACCAGTGAAATCAAAGATGTGGAAGAAGAGAGCCCCGTGAAAACTTCAGTAGAGTCTGTCTCAGCTGTTAGTGAAGCACTGCCAATAGAAGTGGCCATTGAGGACCAAACTCCAAAACCTGAGGAAGCTGGAATGGACAAGGAAAATATTTTTGAGGCGCAAGTAAATAAAGTTCAGGCTGAGTACAAAGAACAGCTTCAAACACCTATAGAAAATGCCATGGAGGACACGGCACAAGTTGAGGCAGTGAAAGAGACACCAGAGGCTGAGATTGTGAATGAGCTTCAGGAGGCAACAGCAGTCAAGGTGGCTGTGCTCACTGCTGTTCAACAGGAAGTACAGATACTTGAAGAACCACTGGTGGCAGAAAACTCTCCAAAAGTGGAGACAGAGGGTCCAATTGAACCGTCTGTAGAAGAGCCCGTCTGCGCTCAGACTGTGGAAGTCACTGAAATTGCTGTTGCTGAAGGTGAGAATGTGCAGGAGCTAAAGGAAATTAAAGAATCAGTCAGCGGTGTTGAGGTGTTACCTGTAGAGGGTGTAGCCATGGCTGTGTCGGAAGAAATTACACCCTCACTTGCAGATACCCCTACAGCTGAAACAGTTGAGTCTAAGGAAGATCTCATTCCTGTTGTGGCCCCAACAGAAAAATCTGCAGTGACCGAAGAGATTGTTTGCGTTAGCCCAGCCTCAGCTTTTGAAACAGAAGCAGAGCTAAAGAAGGAGGCTGGTATAAAGGAGGTTCCCACAGTTGAACTAACAGATAATCACAACATCCAACTTACTGTGAAAGATGTTGAGGTTGTCTCAGCTAAAGTTGAAGCTGAGGTACACGTTGAAGTGAGTGAGAAAGTTCAGGAAGAGGTAGAACCATTACAGGTCATGGACATAAAGGAAGCAGAAGCCATTCAGGAACAGAGCACAGTCATTGTCCAGGAAGTCATTCAAAATGTTGTCGAGAATCTTGGTGAAATGCAGAAGGAACAAGAATTATCAGAAGAGCCAGTGGAGGAGAAAGTGAGTAGTACCACAGCATCAGAAGAGGCATCAAAGCCCAAAGACGAGCTAGCAGCTTCTGAGAAGGCGGAGGAAAAAATTGTACTAACTGTTACAGCCGAAGAGGAAAAACCTTCAGCGGATGTACCAGTCCATGAGGAAAAACCTTTAGCCGATTCATCAGTCCAAGAAGAAAAACCTGCAGATGATTTACTGGTCCaagaacaaaaaacatctaCTGAAACAACCTCTGAGAAGCCACTTACATCTGAGACTGAGAACACAGCTGAAGAACAGCAAACTCGTGTAATCACTGAAAGATCACCAATTGAAGTCAGTGAAGCCATACAGATTTCTGAAACAGTTCCTGTTGCTATTACAGACGAAATCAAACCTGAGCAAGAGGAGCTTGCCAAAGTATCTGTGGATGCCATGCAACAAGATACAGATGTAATAAAGCAAGAAGTGGAAGTAAGAGAAgtagaaaaaaacattgaagaGAAAACAGTTGCTGAGAACACAGAAAGTGAAGATGGTAAATGTGAAGTTGAGGAAGGTCTTAAGGAAGTGCCAAAAGGAACCCAAAAGGTAACCACAGAGACCCTAGTTTCAGAGACGCCAGAAGAAAGCAGTCAAACAACAATGGCCACTCTTGtaagcacaaagcaagctcaGATGATAGAAGATCAGTGTCAGGTTGAGACAACAATGGAAATTAATGTTGGAATCATAAATGTAGTGGATGCTGATGAGGGAGCAATCCAAGACACTGACACAAGCATGAAAGGCGACAGCTCGCAGAATCAGGTTCCGGTGGAAGACAAATCAACAGTATTGGAAGAGGCTCAAAAGGATATCTCAGCACAGGACATGAAAGAAACCAAGGAGGGGTCTGAAGATGCCATCTGTCAAAAGACAGATGCTAAAGCCAGTGAGGTGAAACTGGCTGTCGAGGAGACAGTGAATGCCATTAAAGAGGAAGAGGTGACTGAGATACCAAATGAAACTGACCCTGCCTCCCCAGAGACTGCAACAGTGTCATGAACCAGTGAGTATCTCTTGTGCAAAAACTCataattacattaacatttgtaTTATtcctaatacacacacacacacacacttctccttctggggcGTGAGGGTtgatggagcctatcccagctgtctaCTCCTAATACTCCAATGTTTTgtgaaacaaaagcaaaaattaaACTACTTACATGTATGTAAGCAGGAGGGCATTTCTCAAGGGTAATCATTTTCATAGAAAGTGAAAAACAAGCCTGGGTTATTGTTCTGAATTCCTCGGACGAACCATCGCATTTTCTCATGgttcctttttaaaaacatcaatgGACCTTCGTTTTATTACCGCTGGATTTGCCGGCTCGTGAAATGAAAAAGCTATTGTTCGAGGTACAAGTATCCAAGGGACCTTCGATATCAAAGCAGGAATGCCGCAGGCTGACCCTTTACTTTGTAGGCTGGCTTTTAAAGGGAAGCCGTGTGAAGGAGAGATGAACTTGTGCTGAAAGACTGATTATAATTCCCCCTCCccttcacaacacacacttcttttctcttcccttcATCAAAGCCTTCCATATGTAGTCAGGGAACCATGTCTGAGAACACCTTTGATTGAATTGGATACATTTGATAAGTACTTTGCATCACAAAAAGACAGGTTCTTaatattatactgtatttttagTACCTAGAATTATAGGATTACATAAAAAAGGTGAAAGGTAAAaagcaatgtaaacaaaaattaaacataacaaTGGTGGACACAGAAGGAGCAGACACGTTCAGAGAGCAGAGTGGAGGCCAAGGTAGAAGACAGATGGGTGTGTCTGCTAAATGTTTGATGAGTGCTaatgcagcactgcagtggagCAGAGGCGGGTGAAATATAGCTACGCAGCAGGAGGTTTGGTGCAggattctctgtctctctctctctctctctctctctctctctctatccctccctccatccagacacacacaccctgctCTTACTCTGGTGATTCTTGCTGAGTCATAAAAACAGAGAAGGGGGAAAGAGGGGGGAAACAGGGAGATGTGCACAACGAGCAACTGAAGTTAGATGAATGCTAATGCGGTCATGGCCTGATTGAGGGGCAATATTTTAAAGTAGGGAAAATTAAAGCTcttagagaaagacagaaatggagTAATGGGTGTGTTTCTGTTCTGAATACTTCTGTCAGCACCACAGCAGGTCATGACCAGAGGGGTTATTTCACAAGACAGGATTTCTAGGTAAGCTGGACAACTTAAGCCAAAAGTGCAGACTATTCAAAAAGGATGACTCCAACCTTTCCTCCCATTGGCAAGACTTGTGTTTTGGCTTAAGTTCTCTGGCTAACTGAggagtcctgctttgtgaaataccccaGCTCAGTTTGAACTTATATTCTCTCTTAAAAATGAGTAACCTCAATGATGGTCTTTTCTTAGGGAGGTGAACAGGTCATATCTTGAGCATGTGAGCATGTGCATGTGGTATTTGAAAGTGTGGGGTAATCGCACTGGGGCTCATGGCAAAGGGTTGCTTTACTGTGCCCCTTATATTAGTACTGACACAATTATCCACTCACCAAAGATTTAACAATATATCTCACCAGTAACAgtatttattcacaatttataACTCTTAAATAGAGTTCTTAGATAGATTTAAATAGACTAATGTATACATTTTGGTTAATGTTAGATAGCTAGTTAGATAATGTTGGCTAGAGGGTGGAGCAGCTTGAGAGCATCAGTATgttagataataataataattattattattattattattataattatcattataacaataataataataataatagggaGTAAGCAATCGAGATAGAATAATAGCGACTTATAGTGCCATTTTTAATTCTTTGAAAGTATTTTTTGTAAGagagctgtattttttttttttgctctgggGCTCAGAAGTCATTACAACTACAACAATAtatgtttactgtgttttgcaTACTCATCATATTTCTTTTCTCTTGTCTTACAGGCTACATGGTGGTGGTTATAATGAGAACCATAGCATTCCGAAAAGCAGGAAACGAGAAGCTACTGCAGAAGACTCAAAGAGATAGTGCTCTCAGAGCAAGAGACTAAAAGttggtctgtttttttccatccatccatccatccatccatccatccatccatccatccatccatccatccatccaagaCCCTACCCATCACACCACAATAACTTTTCAATCAACGAGATGTCTCAACTATTGGCCTCCATTGGGGTACAAACACCCTGACACCATGCATTAGCTTCTCCAGATGGGTCAGATGCTACACATgtagtttgttgtttttcatattgatcatttttatttttactgtccTATTGTTGAGGGCTGCTGTTGGATGAAGagcattgtttattttaatgtgtatgAATGAGTGGTCTCTGCAGGAGGGTCCttgtatattgtatttataaCTAAAATGTTCCCTCAGCCATCAGATTGAAACTCATTCATTTAAGTAACTCTCAAAACagtgtctttttaaaaaaaacaaaaaaacatggtaCATGTATTCATAGTTAAACATCAGCCATATCAAATCACTGCAAACATATGGCCATAAACAAATTTCCTCCAACCACACAAAAAGTCATGAGAACCAGCATAACCATTTCCATTCCTACTGTACATATAGTTATACTTCATTTCCTGACTGTGAAATTTATATTAGTCTCCTGGTCTTTGAGAGCCACATACTATGACAACAAAACACTGACTTCACCTTTAATATGTGATTGCTATTCTAGAGCAGCAAATTTACTGGTGTTAAATGAGGTTTGACAGCACTGTCCATTAGCGCTCAGTAAGACAAAGTAACTGCACCCATGCATGTTCTGAGAAAGTTCGGAATATACCATTTCACAGTCCGTAGCCACATACAAATGCGCTTTGCATTGTTCGAATGGTTTCAAGTAG
This genomic interval from Pygocentrus nattereri isolate fPygNat1 chromosome 4, fPygNat1.pri, whole genome shotgun sequence contains the following:
- the akap12b gene encoding A-kinase anchor protein 12b isoform X1 yields the protein MGASTSAQSPGEEVEDAEEKLQKNGQISISSLNGKTEEQTDINGHTEDDTLAKVGQTDAMPQKEDSPETIEVLQDDVSPQVNGEQEEDKSDDIVKPEAIEEKAAEEKPSESNEVGFKKIFRFVGFKFTLKKDKNEKTEPVQLLTVKETEEGASEAAAEESKEETVTEEVKPKDENAPDAPETDKEVTTKDAVEAEAADLPATDAPAETVTDSIAEPEQQQAKETPPDNEAAEEVATTPEKEKEPEAQTESPTSPPCQETQSPFKRFFTQGIFSNLRKKTSFKKSKDEESVKEKALEEDIKEAEEKAEEAVTEDKEVKEDVEEGATGEKAEESAPSEETKVEASPEELPSDTEDQKEEEPKVQAEATVQTEPASETEPAQEAERVAQAVACEVAETPVSDVIDEAKPTDDTKLADDKPSESAEEQQSSEKSEAEATTEPEAVSSQEKSKAQGSPLKKLFTGAGLKKLSSKKQKGKKEAESKLTESGEQVVEQIQSSTESAEPQKPDSRPSSPEPEESGEHVVEEASQPEAKVEAESEAVTSDNEKKKDGILPWASFKKLVTPKKRVKRPSESEDEAPGDKPKSATLSSTESAVLDDKTEETKPSDEVKEEAKEESQAESKVETKAEKLEQSTEEPKKKMDTSVSWEALICVGSAKKRARKSSDSDDDETKIEEEVQQSGEEQTKTAESPLGSSQEADHENLASSPEPEGELVSTWESFKRLVTHRKKPKPEDKSDEASGPEQTISDSEVPKEESSFSFKKLIPRRKKKADAKQGPSSDVGSAEEDSDTPAVVPLSEYDNEQSEKVEMEKKEETKTEDATLEATPVTPAKASAEDRSPSWISAAVEKTEDEAEGKQLSDIPEEGDTAATPKSTDNTIADDIVEFTSEAVTALEQAEETEMVSAVSRITVSPVTSGETTPVPGDGVVKADVILQEAVETISVRSSAMAVTITEEQKKIIAVSTSPVQVESTIKEEKVVLLAHDKSEATAVCTGLHTSEIKDVEEESPVKTSVESVSAVSEALPIEVAIEDQTPKPEEAGMDKENIFEAQVNKVQAEYKEQLQTPIENAMEDTAQVEAVKETPEAEIVNELQEATAVKVAVLTAVQQEVQILEEPLVAENSPKVETEGPIEPSVEEPVCAQTVEVTEIAVAEGENVQELKEIKESVSGVEVLPVEGVAMAVSEEITPSLADTPTAETVESKEDLIPVVAPTEKSAVTEEIVCVSPASAFETEAELKKEAGIKEVPTVELTDNHNIQLTVKDVEVVSAKVEAEVHVEVSEKVQEEVEPLQVMDIKEAEAIQEQSTVIVQEVIQNVVENLGEMQKEQELSEEPVEEKVSSTTASEEASKPKDELAASEKAEEKIVLTVTAEEEKPSADVPVHEEKPLADSSVQEEKPADDLLVQEQKTSTETTSEKPLTSETENTAEEQQTRVITERSPIEVSEAIQISETVPVAITDEIKPEQEELAKVSVDAMQQDTDVIKQEVEVREVEKNIEEKTVAENTESEDGKCEVEEGLKEVPKGTQKVTTETLVSETPEESSQTTMATLVSTKQAQMIEDQCQVETTMEINVGIINVVDADEGAIQDTDTSMKGDSSQNQVPVEDKSTVLEEAQKDISAQDMKETKEGSEDAICQKTDAKASEVKLAVEETVNAIKEEEVTEIPNETDPASPETATVS
- the akap12b gene encoding A-kinase anchor protein 12b isoform X2, which translates into the protein MLGTITLTVGQTDAMPQKEDSPETIEVLQDDVSPQVNGEQEEDKSDDIVKPEAIEEKAAEEKPSESNEVGFKKIFRFVGFKFTLKKDKNEKTEPVQLLTVKETEEGASEAAAEESKEETVTEEVKPKDENAPDAPETDKEVTTKDAVEAEAADLPATDAPAETVTDSIAEPEQQQAKETPPDNEAAEEVATTPEKEKEPEAQTESPTSPPCQETQSPFKRFFTQGIFSNLRKKTSFKKSKDEESVKEKALEEDIKEAEEKAEEAVTEDKEVKEDVEEGATGEKAEESAPSEETKVEASPEELPSDTEDQKEEEPKVQAEATVQTEPASETEPAQEAERVAQAVACEVAETPVSDVIDEAKPTDDTKLADDKPSESAEEQQSSEKSEAEATTEPEAVSSQEKSKAQGSPLKKLFTGAGLKKLSSKKQKGKKEAESKLTESGEQVVEQIQSSTESAEPQKPDSRPSSPEPEESGEHVVEEASQPEAKVEAESEAVTSDNEKKKDGILPWASFKKLVTPKKRVKRPSESEDEAPGDKPKSATLSSTESAVLDDKTEETKPSDEVKEEAKEESQAESKVETKAEKLEQSTEEPKKKMDTSVSWEALICVGSAKKRARKSSDSDDDETKIEEEVQQSGEEQTKTAESPLGSSQEADHENLASSPEPEGELVSTWESFKRLVTHRKKPKPEDKSDEASGPEQTISDSEVPKEESSFSFKKLIPRRKKKADAKQGPSSDVGSAEEDSDTPAVVPLSEYDNEQSEKVEMEKKEETKTEDATLEATPVTPAKASAEDRSPSWISAAVEKTEDEAEGKQLSDIPEEGDTAATPKSTDNTIADDIVEFTSEAVTALEQAEETEMVSAVSRITVSPVTSGETTPVPGDGVVKADVILQEAVETISVRSSAMAVTITEEQKKIIAVSTSPVQVESTIKEEKVVLLAHDKSEATAVCTGLHTSEIKDVEEESPVKTSVESVSAVSEALPIEVAIEDQTPKPEEAGMDKENIFEAQVNKVQAEYKEQLQTPIENAMEDTAQVEAVKETPEAEIVNELQEATAVKVAVLTAVQQEVQILEEPLVAENSPKVETEGPIEPSVEEPVCAQTVEVTEIAVAEGENVQELKEIKESVSGVEVLPVEGVAMAVSEEITPSLADTPTAETVESKEDLIPVVAPTEKSAVTEEIVCVSPASAFETEAELKKEAGIKEVPTVELTDNHNIQLTVKDVEVVSAKVEAEVHVEVSEKVQEEVEPLQVMDIKEAEAIQEQSTVIVQEVIQNVVENLGEMQKEQELSEEPVEEKVSSTTASEEASKPKDELAASEKAEEKIVLTVTAEEEKPSADVPVHEEKPLADSSVQEEKPADDLLVQEQKTSTETTSEKPLTSETENTAEEQQTRVITERSPIEVSEAIQISETVPVAITDEIKPEQEELAKVSVDAMQQDTDVIKQEVEVREVEKNIEEKTVAENTESEDGKCEVEEGLKEVPKGTQKVTTETLVSETPEESSQTTMATLVSTKQAQMIEDQCQVETTMEINVGIINVVDADEGAIQDTDTSMKGDSSQNQVPVEDKSTVLEEAQKDISAQDMKETKEGSEDAICQKTDAKASEVKLAVEETVNAIKEEEVTEIPNETDPASPETATVS